One region of Bdellovibrio bacteriovorus genomic DNA includes:
- the elbB gene encoding isoprenoid biosynthesis glyoxalase ElbB — protein sequence MKKIAVVLSGCGYLDGSEITEAVSLLIALNQAGAEVSCFAPDIEIPAMDHLAGQASGDKRRLLVEAARIARGQVQALDKLQTKDFDAIAFPGGYGAAKNLCNWAEKGAKCDVNPEVKRVITEFHAASKPIGAICIAPVLLARVLGDKKITITIGDDKETAAEIQKTGAVHEECPVDDYITDREGKIVTTPAYMYDDAKPNEVFKGIFGLAHELVEWA from the coding sequence ATGAAAAAGATCGCCGTTGTTCTTTCCGGATGCGGGTATCTTGATGGCAGCGAAATCACAGAGGCTGTCAGTTTACTTATTGCTCTTAATCAAGCGGGTGCCGAAGTCAGTTGCTTTGCACCAGATATAGAAATCCCTGCGATGGATCACTTAGCAGGACAAGCATCGGGCGACAAACGCCGACTGCTTGTTGAAGCCGCTCGCATTGCTCGTGGCCAGGTGCAAGCTTTAGACAAACTTCAAACTAAAGACTTCGATGCCATCGCCTTCCCTGGCGGCTATGGAGCTGCGAAAAATCTTTGTAACTGGGCCGAAAAAGGTGCGAAGTGTGATGTCAACCCCGAAGTAAAACGTGTGATCACCGAATTCCATGCAGCAAGCAAACCTATCGGCGCGATTTGCATCGCTCCGGTTTTGTTGGCGCGTGTTTTAGGTGATAAAAAAATCACGATCACTATAGGTGACGACAAAGAAACAGCTGCAGAAATTCAAAAAACCGGTGCGGTTCACGAAGAATGTCCCGTGGATGACTACATCACTGATCGTGAAGGTAAAATAGTCACGACTCCGGCCTACATGTATGACGATGCAAAGCCAAACGAAGTCTTTAAGGGAATTTTTGGTCTGGCGCACGAACTAGTTGAATGGGCTTAA
- a CDS encoding GNAT family N-acetyltransferase, protein MEGPRSPSENELPRVLDFLNKKLRNEASWSIAAEYPTAFSSNNLHNMRIIADEDQVLSHAVLKPLIIKSPHVIFKVGAIGSVVTDDNHRGQGYSTQVISDCLKSATDQSCDIAILWTDLFDFYRRMGFELAGSEISFVVEENFDVPPINLRFSTDTKVSPDAIYRLYSSHSVNSVRTIEETRKFLSIPQTKVYTAWESNGQLAAYAIEGKGVDLGGYIHEWGGSVSKLMALFSFIRAQKNQPYTIICPRHATNLIQQLQQKPVTMNQGFLGMIKLVNFDQLSAKIKRAFRAEGVADIVLEKHPEHFVFGIGQDLYTIKNETDMVRLLFGPVDYRALGIFKDETVEKFEKVLPLNLWIWGWDSI, encoded by the coding sequence ATGGAAGGACCTCGCTCGCCGTCAGAAAACGAATTGCCTCGTGTTTTAGATTTTTTGAACAAAAAGTTGCGCAATGAAGCCTCCTGGTCGATTGCTGCGGAATATCCCACAGCCTTTTCATCTAACAACTTGCACAATATGCGCATAATAGCTGATGAAGATCAGGTTTTATCGCATGCCGTATTGAAACCTCTTATTATTAAGTCCCCACACGTGATTTTTAAGGTCGGGGCCATTGGCTCTGTCGTGACGGACGATAACCACCGCGGACAGGGCTATAGCACTCAAGTTATTTCTGACTGCTTAAAATCCGCGACTGACCAGTCTTGTGATATCGCCATTCTTTGGACAGATCTTTTCGACTTTTACCGTCGTATGGGATTTGAACTTGCCGGCAGTGAGATCAGCTTTGTGGTCGAAGAAAACTTCGATGTTCCGCCAATAAACTTGCGTTTTTCTACAGACACTAAGGTTTCTCCTGATGCTATTTATCGTCTGTATTCTTCACATTCCGTGAACTCGGTGCGCACGATTGAAGAGACTCGAAAGTTTCTTTCGATTCCACAAACAAAAGTCTACACCGCGTGGGAATCTAACGGTCAGTTGGCAGCCTACGCTATCGAAGGTAAAGGAGTGGACTTAGGCGGCTATATTCATGAATGGGGCGGATCTGTTTCGAAACTGATGGCTCTTTTCAGCTTTATTCGCGCGCAAAAAAATCAACCTTACACGATCATTTGCCCACGACATGCAACAAACCTGATTCAACAGTTACAACAAAAACCAGTGACAATGAATCAGGGCTTTTTAGGCATGATTAAGCTTGTGAACTTTGACCAGCTATCAGCAAAAATCAAACGCGCTTTCCGCGCCGAAGGTGTCGCTGACATCGTTCTTGAAAAACACCCTGAACACTTTGTCTTTGGCATTGGTCAGGATCTTTACACTATTAAAAATGAAACCGACATGGTTCGTCTTCTTTTCGGTCCCGTCGACTATCGAGCGTTGGGCATTTTCAAAGACGAAACGGTCGAAAAATTCGAAAAAGTATTACCACTAAACCTCTGGATTTGGGGCTGGGATTCAATATGA
- a CDS encoding D-alanine--D-alanine ligase family protein, with protein sequence MKKTVALIFGGKSAEHEVSLRSAKNVADALDKDQFTPILIGLSKEGSWYRFPDMSLFTQATKIVDSSLPANAEPVALISFQGKPVLYSLKDHSKTPIDVAFPIMHGTMGEDGTIQGLFKMVQVPFVGCGVWSSAAGMDKEVMKRLFVAAQIPNARYMLLTPFQKNNYDDIVAKLGSPFFIKPANAGSSVGVHKIKSATDFETKLKDAFQFDTKVLAEEFIQGREIECSVMGHNHAPQASLPGEIIPQHEFYSYEAKYIDDNGALLKIPAEISQETLGKLQDLAKKTYQAMGCDGLTRVDFFLKQNGELFINEINTIPGFTKISMYPKMWEATGVSYKELITKLIQFGLEKHAAEQKLKTSYLD encoded by the coding sequence ATGAAAAAAACAGTCGCTCTTATCTTTGGTGGAAAATCTGCAGAGCACGAAGTTTCTCTTCGCTCTGCTAAAAATGTTGCGGATGCTTTGGATAAAGATCAATTCACTCCCATCTTGATCGGTCTGAGTAAAGAAGGAAGCTGGTATCGCTTCCCCGACATGTCTTTATTCACACAAGCAACAAAGATCGTGGACTCGTCACTTCCGGCAAACGCTGAACCTGTGGCTTTGATTTCCTTCCAGGGAAAACCTGTTCTTTATTCTTTGAAAGATCATTCTAAAACTCCAATTGATGTCGCCTTCCCTATTATGCATGGAACCATGGGTGAAGATGGAACGATTCAAGGTCTATTTAAAATGGTGCAAGTGCCTTTCGTAGGCTGTGGAGTTTGGTCATCGGCTGCGGGTATGGATAAAGAAGTGATGAAAAGACTTTTCGTCGCCGCTCAAATTCCTAATGCCCGCTATATGCTTTTAACACCGTTTCAGAAAAACAACTACGACGACATCGTAGCTAAATTGGGAAGCCCTTTCTTTATTAAACCCGCGAATGCAGGTTCTTCCGTCGGCGTTCATAAAATTAAATCAGCCACTGACTTTGAGACGAAACTGAAAGACGCCTTCCAATTCGATACCAAAGTTTTAGCCGAAGAATTCATCCAAGGACGCGAAATCGAATGTTCGGTGATGGGACATAACCATGCACCCCAAGCCTCCTTACCGGGGGAGATCATCCCACAGCACGAATTTTATTCTTATGAGGCTAAGTACATTGACGACAATGGGGCCTTGTTAAAAATCCCCGCTGAAATTTCCCAAGAAACCTTGGGAAAACTACAGGATTTAGCTAAGAAAACTTACCAAGCAATGGGTTGCGATGGTTTGACTCGGGTGGACTTCTTTTTAAAACAAAACGGCGAGTTGTTCATAAATGAAATCAACACCATTCCGGGCTTTACGAAGATCTCGATGTACCCGAAAATGTGGGAAGCCACGGGTGTATCGTATAAAGAATTGATTACAAAACTGATTCAATTCGGTCTTGAAAAGCACGCAGCGGAACAAAAACTTAAAACCTCTTACTTAGATTAA
- a CDS encoding ferredoxin: MADKSQQWKENKPGKIFVDQSCIACDACVLTAPKNFSMHEEDGHAFVSKQPESPEEEALCKEAMEGCPVEAIGNDGDQ; the protein is encoded by the coding sequence ATGGCCGATAAGAGTCAGCAATGGAAAGAGAATAAACCAGGCAAGATTTTCGTGGATCAATCTTGTATTGCTTGTGACGCCTGCGTTCTGACCGCTCCTAAGAATTTCTCTATGCACGAAGAAGATGGCCATGCCTTCGTAAGCAAGCAACCCGAATCTCCGGAAGAAGAAGCTCTATGTAAAGAGGCGATGGAAGGTTGTCCTGTAGAAGCTATCGGTAATGACGGTGACCAATAA
- a CDS encoding DoxX family membrane protein: MLVAFFESVKYVGHLLPISFLRIFLGYYYLEQAMVKYRGDFLTRPRIADQMAEWLPASHAPNWFKIFASSQMIPNWQTVAFIILGLEFAVAISYIVGYVVRPVALLGVLLCVTMLFVSGPATEDLYKTFLAIHLILAWVGAGRCLGFDYYFFKRRRGLWW; this comes from the coding sequence ATGTTGGTTGCATTTTTTGAGAGCGTTAAATACGTAGGCCATCTTTTACCTATTTCTTTCTTAAGAATTTTCTTAGGTTATTACTATTTAGAACAAGCCATGGTGAAGTATCGCGGTGATTTTTTAACTCGTCCGCGAATCGCCGATCAAATGGCGGAGTGGTTGCCTGCAAGCCATGCTCCGAACTGGTTCAAAATCTTTGCGAGCAGTCAGATGATTCCCAACTGGCAGACCGTGGCCTTTATTATTTTAGGCTTGGAGTTTGCGGTTGCGATTTCCTACATCGTTGGTTACGTGGTTCGCCCTGTGGCTTTATTAGGAGTTTTGTTGTGCGTGACGATGCTTTTTGTTTCGGGTCCCGCAACGGAAGATCTCTATAAAACATTCTTAGCCATTCATTTGATTCTTGCCTGGGTCGGCGCAGGTCGCTGCTTAGGTTTTGATTACTACTTCTTCAAACGTCGCCGCGGATTATGGTGGTAG
- the nth gene encoding endonuclease III, translated as MTVTNKKTVKKPVKAAKAPASKKASSAKKAAPLLATLALFKRYYPDAHCALNFTNPFELLVATVLSAQCTDERVNMVTPALFKKYPTPQKMAKAPVEDIEQLIRSTGFFKNKANNLKQAAIQLTEKHKSEIPQNLEALVELPGVGRKTANVVLGNAFGIASGIVVDTHVTRLSYRLGWTQTDNAVLIEKELVKHVPEEDWVMFSHYLISHGRAICKARKPDCSHCFLEETCPKKGV; from the coding sequence ATGACGGTGACCAATAAAAAGACCGTAAAAAAGCCGGTCAAAGCTGCCAAAGCACCGGCTTCAAAAAAGGCTTCTTCTGCTAAAAAAGCCGCCCCCCTGCTAGCCACCCTAGCCCTGTTTAAAAGATATTATCCGGATGCTCACTGTGCTTTAAATTTTACCAATCCTTTTGAGCTCTTGGTGGCCACGGTCTTATCTGCTCAGTGCACGGATGAGCGTGTAAATATGGTGACCCCGGCGCTATTTAAGAAATACCCGACGCCGCAAAAAATGGCCAAGGCTCCGGTTGAAGACATTGAACAACTGATTCGTTCTACAGGTTTTTTTAAAAACAAAGCGAACAATCTAAAGCAGGCGGCGATTCAGCTGACAGAAAAACATAAGTCCGAGATCCCACAAAACCTCGAGGCTTTGGTCGAGCTTCCCGGCGTGGGTCGTAAAACGGCGAACGTGGTTCTTGGGAATGCTTTTGGGATCGCCAGCGGTATCGTCGTTGATACTCATGTGACGCGGTTATCTTATCGCTTGGGTTGGACTCAGACGGACAATGCTGTGTTGATTGAAAAAGAACTGGTAAAACATGTGCCCGAAGAAGATTGGGTGATGTTCTCTCACTATCTGATCTCTCATGGTCGGGCTATCTGTAAGGCGAGAAAACCTGATTGCAGTCACTGCTTTCTAGAGGAGACTTGCCCTAAGAAGGGTGTCTAG
- a CDS encoding thiamine ABC transporter substrate-binding protein, which produces MKHFVFFLAVIFLGLFLAVLNKTDQGGSTSSLPTLRVFGYASFTGRWGPGPLLKEAFEKNCKCKVEFIEGSDSGILLQRLKIEGESLGADVVVGLDQFDISKAVAEQPWRKLSLGQLDVYDSVRPALANSFFVPYDWGALTFIARKDELTRLPSSLDDLLAPELSKRIALQDPRTSSPGMQFLYWVVRSKGEEEGFKFLQKLMGQVHSFSPTWSTAYGLFTNKQTKLVYSYVTSPLYHEMEEKKSDYIALPFNEPLPVQFEFVGIPDFCRHCDLAEKFVNLMLSQEGQRIIMEKNYMFPVMKGVMEDTAFAPLVNVKTIEQVEILSSSEVDRLLKRWTEIRRSELN; this is translated from the coding sequence GTGAAACATTTTGTCTTTTTCTTAGCTGTTATTTTTCTGGGGCTTTTCTTGGCTGTTTTAAATAAGACAGATCAAGGAGGAAGCACGAGTTCTCTGCCCACATTACGTGTGTTTGGATACGCCTCTTTCACGGGGCGCTGGGGTCCGGGGCCACTATTAAAAGAAGCCTTTGAAAAAAACTGTAAGTGCAAAGTGGAATTCATTGAAGGCAGTGACTCTGGAATTCTTTTACAACGACTTAAAATCGAAGGTGAAAGCCTGGGGGCTGACGTTGTCGTCGGCTTAGACCAATTTGATATCTCCAAAGCCGTTGCGGAACAGCCGTGGCGGAAACTCAGCCTGGGACAGTTGGACGTCTATGATTCTGTTCGTCCTGCTTTAGCGAATAGTTTTTTTGTTCCCTATGACTGGGGTGCTTTGACATTTATTGCCCGCAAAGACGAATTGACACGTTTGCCTTCAAGCTTAGATGACTTGTTAGCTCCAGAACTTTCTAAGCGTATTGCTTTGCAAGATCCACGAACAAGTTCTCCGGGGATGCAGTTTCTGTATTGGGTGGTGCGCTCAAAAGGAGAAGAGGAAGGCTTTAAGTTCTTGCAGAAGCTGATGGGTCAAGTGCATAGCTTTTCACCGACGTGGTCCACGGCTTATGGTCTTTTCACCAACAAGCAAACGAAGCTTGTGTACTCTTACGTGACTTCGCCGTTGTATCATGAAATGGAAGAAAAAAAGAGCGACTACATCGCGCTTCCGTTTAACGAACCTTTGCCAGTGCAGTTTGAGTTTGTGGGCATTCCGGATTTTTGTCGTCACTGTGACTTGGCTGAAAAATTCGTGAATTTGATGCTGTCACAAGAAGGTCAGCGCATCATCATGGAAAAAAACTACATGTTTCCGGTGATGAAAGGCGTGATGGAAGACACGGCCTTTGCCCCTTTGGTGAACGTAAAAACTATAGAGCAAGTCGAAATTCTTTCGTCATCCGAAGTCGATCGTCTTTTGAAACGCTGGACGGAAATTCGTAGGAGCGAACTCAATTGA